A stretch of the Stegostoma tigrinum isolate sSteTig4 chromosome 34, sSteTig4.hap1, whole genome shotgun sequence genome encodes the following:
- the c34h6orf47 gene encoding uncharacterized protein C6orf47 homolog isoform X2 has product MRTRAEPNGSQEPGRGTHIPARSKRGLLGWLLLLPPQLAALLLGCIRRLRNWLLPPPWPWRRKRKERERSVEPELKVKVEEEVVLKNKASRATSLGREEGGVRRAKEVVSPAASTEPEPLEIGFNLVRHLFDAAVVSLLLVASPLARAALDALGLRGLLRLWLHGLALFLAASYGLALAAWLLRAYLAQLCLLFGAVQLLVLGVSLRHRGHRLEDRRWVDNGLEDHPLEVHLLEDRRWEDNGVEDHPLEDHLLEDPRWEDHPLEDHRWEDNGLEVQRLDDRLVQYVEAVGATTTGNP; this is encoded by the exons ATGAGGACCAGAGCGGAGCCAAACGGCAGCCAGGAGCCGGGAAGAGGGACTCACATCCCGGCCAGGTCCAAGAGAGGCCTCCTGGGCTGGCTGTTGCTGCTGCCGCCCCAACTGGCCGCCCTGCTGCTCGGCTGCATCAGGCGTCTCAGAAACTGGCTACTGCCACCTCCGTGGCcctggaggaggaagaggaaggagagggagaggagtgtggagccgGAGTTGAAGGtgaaggtggaggaggaggtggtgctgaagAATAAGGCGAGTCGAGCGACTTCCCTGGGGCGAGAGGAAGGAGGAGTGAGACGAGCGAAGGAGGTGGTGAGCCCAGCCGCCAGCACCGAGCCCGAGCCCCTGGAGATCGGCTTCAACCTGGTGCGGCACCTCTTCGACGCGGCGGTGGTCTCCCTGCTGCTGGTGGCCTCTCCGCTGGCCCGGGCCGCGCTCGACGCTCTCGGCCTCCGCGGCCTGCTGCGCCTCTGGCTCCACGGCCTGGCGCTCTTCCTGGCCGCCTCGTACGGCCTGGCGCTGGCCGCCTGGCTGCTGCGGGCCTACCTGGCGCAGCTGTGCCTGCTGTTCGGCGCCGTCCAGCTGCTAGTGCTGGGGGTGAGCCTCCGGCATCGGGGCCACCGCCTGGAGGACCGCCGCTGGGTGGACAACGGGCTGGAGGACCATCCCTTGGAGGTCCATCTCTTGGAGGACCGTCGCTGGGAGGACAACGGGGTGGAGGACCATCCCTTGGAG GACCATCTCTTGGAGGACCCCCGCTGGGAGGACCATCCCTTGGAGGACCACCGCTGGGAGGACAATGGGTTGGAGGTCCAGCGCCTCGATGATCGTCTCGTGCAGTATGTGGAGGCGGTTGGAGCAACGACAACAGGAAACCCCTGA
- the c34h6orf47 gene encoding uncharacterized protein C6orf47 homolog isoform X1, with the protein MRTRAEPNGSQEPGRGTHIPARSKRGLLGWLLLLPPQLAALLLGCIRRLRNWLLPPPWPWRRKRKERERSVEPELKVKVEEEVVLKNKASRATSLGREEGGVRRAKEVVSPAASTEPEPLEIGFNLVRHLFDAAVVSLLLVASPLARAALDALGLRGLLRLWLHGLALFLAASYGLALAAWLLRAYLAQLCLLFGAVQLLVLGVSLRHRGHRLEDRRWVDNGLEDHPLEVHLLEDRRWEDNGVEDHPLEVHLLEDRRWEDNGVEDHLLEDPRWEDHPLEDHRWEDNGLEVQRLDDRLVQYVEAVGATTTGNP; encoded by the coding sequence ATGAGGACCAGAGCGGAGCCAAACGGCAGCCAGGAGCCGGGAAGAGGGACTCACATCCCGGCCAGGTCCAAGAGAGGCCTCCTGGGCTGGCTGTTGCTGCTGCCGCCCCAACTGGCCGCCCTGCTGCTCGGCTGCATCAGGCGTCTCAGAAACTGGCTACTGCCACCTCCGTGGCcctggaggaggaagaggaaggagagggagaggagtgtggagccgGAGTTGAAGGtgaaggtggaggaggaggtggtgctgaagAATAAGGCGAGTCGAGCGACTTCCCTGGGGCGAGAGGAAGGAGGAGTGAGACGAGCGAAGGAGGTGGTGAGCCCAGCCGCCAGCACCGAGCCCGAGCCCCTGGAGATCGGCTTCAACCTGGTGCGGCACCTCTTCGACGCGGCGGTGGTCTCCCTGCTGCTGGTGGCCTCTCCGCTGGCCCGGGCCGCGCTCGACGCTCTCGGCCTCCGCGGCCTGCTGCGCCTCTGGCTCCACGGCCTGGCGCTCTTCCTGGCCGCCTCGTACGGCCTGGCGCTGGCCGCCTGGCTGCTGCGGGCCTACCTGGCGCAGCTGTGCCTGCTGTTCGGCGCCGTCCAGCTGCTAGTGCTGGGGGTGAGCCTCCGGCATCGGGGCCACCGCCTGGAGGACCGCCGCTGGGTGGACAACGGGCTGGAGGACCATCCCTTGGAGGTCCATCTCTTGGAGGACCGTCGCTGGGAGGACAACGGGGTGGAGGACCATCCCTTGGAGGTCCATCTCTTGGAGGACCGTCGCTGGGAGGACAATGGGGTGGAGGACCATCTCTTGGAGGACCCCCGCTGGGAGGACCATCCCTTGGAGGACCACCGCTGGGAGGACAATGGGTTGGAGGTCCAGCGCCTCGATGATCGTCTCGTGCAGTATGTGGAGGCGGTTGGAGCAACGACAACAGGAAACCCCTGA